Below is a genomic region from Balaenoptera ricei isolate mBalRic1 chromosome 3, mBalRic1.hap2, whole genome shotgun sequence.
tcaatattctgtggtgacctatatgggaaaagaatctgaaaaagaatggatatatgtatatgtataactaattcactttgccgtacacttgaaactaacacaacactgtaaatcaactatacctcaataaaattttttaaaaagaggcaggATTTCTTTAGCTAACTGCTGCTACCACTGTCAACTCAAAACCCCTGGACCGGTGTTCCCATCTCTGAATACAGAGTGTTCTCCCAAGAACTTTTTGTAGAGTCCTCTTTATGTCCTTGTTCCACAAGCTGTAGATGAAGGGGTTCAGCATTGGGGTGACCACAGTGTACATCACTGAGGCAATCATGCCTCTCCAGGAAGATGAATCAGAACTGAGATACACACCAAGGCCTGCCCCATAGAACAAAGAAACCACGGACAGGTGAGAGGCACAGGTAGAAAATACCTTATGTTTCCCATTAGCTGAAGGGATTCTCAGGATTGAGGAGACAATTCGGGTGTAGGAGAAAAGGATCCCTGAGAAGGGAACAATGCCAAGAAATCCAGTCACCATATACAGCAGGATGTAATTGACCAGTGTGTCTGAGCAGGCAAGTGTGAGGGCCTGAGATAGTCCACATTAAAAGTGTGGAATGACCCAGTTGGTACAGAAAGACAGCCGCAACATCAAGAGACTCTGGATTAGGGAGTATGACAAGCTGATGAACCAGGACACAAGAACCAGCAGACCACAGAGCCAGGGACTCATGATGACTGTGTAGTACAGGGGGTGACAGATGGCCACAAATCTGTCTTAGGCCATCACAGTGATGAGAAAAGTGTCCATACCtccaaaaaccaagaaaaaatacATCTTGGTATTTTTTGCAGGGTGATGCAGCCTGCATAAGTGTTGGATTTGCTCCGTGTCTGGATGTTCACCAGCATCTTTGGGACCGTGGTGGAAGTGAAACAGATGTCAACAAAGGACAAGGTGGTGATGAAGAAGTTCATGGGGGTGTGGAGCTGGGAGTGAGAGCTGACGGCCAGGATGCTGAGATGGGTTTCAATCTCTTGTCTTATAGCCTAGCATGTCATCTATGAAAACATTTCACATGTTGAGAAGGATGTGTATTTTACTATTCGGTTGAGTGTTCTGTAGACATTTATTAGGTCTTGTTAATTCATAACGTTTTCcaagtcttctatatccttgttgatcttctgcctaattgttctatccattattgaccGTGGAGTACTGAAGCCTCTACCTAATGTTGtggaattatctatttcttccttcaattcttcatgtattttggtattttcttcttcatgtattttggtttTATCTTATTCAGGGCACAtatgttaataatttttgtaTCTTCCCTATTTTTACCATAAAATGTCCCTTTTCATATCTagtaacttttttgtttgttttaaagtctattttttctggtaTTAGTAAAGCCACTTCAGCATTCTTATGGTTTCTATTTGCATGATGTATATTTTTTCACCCTTTTACTTTGTACGCATTAGACCTTTGAATCCAAGGAGTGTCTCCTAtagaagacattttttaaaactgtttgacAATATCTACCTTTTGATTGTactgtttaattcatttacatttagttTACTCCTCAGGCCAGGTCCCCATAGGAGGTGGGGCTGCGTGCGGACGCATGGCGAGCGTGCTGACGTCCACGAGCCCCGCCCCCACGGGGCCACCCGCAGGCTTGAACCGCAGCCTCGCGGCGCGGAGGGCTATGAGACAGGCGCCAGCGGCCGGCGATGTGGCGCGCGAGGAGGCGCGGGAGGGGGCGCGGGAGCGCGGCATCGAGGGGCCGGCCTAGCTGGGGCCCGTGGCCCTGCGTCTTCTGGCTGCGACGGGGGTCCACCGTCCGCAACCGCCGGGCGGGGGGCTCCCGAGGGGCCGGGAGGCGAGCCGGGGTCCCCAGGCGGGTGTGGGCATCGTGTCCGCAGCCAGCGTCCCTGAGGCCGCGCTCGGGCCATGACCACTCGGTGAAGTTGCGCTGCGACAGCGCGGCCGACCTCTTCCAGCGCTGTGAGGACCTGTGTGCGCTACAGGACTCGGTGCCTCTGCCCGCCGTGCGCGCTTCCCTGCGGGAGGGCCTGCTGGACTTAACGACCGCTTCCGCGGGGTGGAATGGACGCCGCTCCTGAGCACCCTCTGCCCGTGATCTGTATCCAGAGCTTCTTCCAACCACGGCTTGTCGagacaggtttgtagttcccgctTCCAGGGGCTCTCGTGTGGGCGCTGCGAAGCGGGGTTTTAGATGATGCAAGGTGGAGGGTGGGCACTAGAACCGGTGCCCAGTGCCCGGGTGTGCGTGCACTAGACGGGGCGTGCAGCCGAGGACTCCTGCCGGCTCGGTGACCCCGGCCGAGTGCCTTAAGGCTTCtaggcctcagtgttctcatctgtagcaTGGGCTGAACAGGGCTCACTCTCTGTGGCGGTTACAAGGTCGCATTCTGTTAATGCTTGTAGACTCTACAATGTAGGACACTTAGCACAGTTTGGAGCATCGTTAATTGTTGCACAGATGTTACCTGGTCTGTTGAACGACTTTGCCTGGTACACGCCAAAGCGATTAGGAAATGGATATATCCCAGCTTCATTTCCTTTCCATTAAAACagggctcaggaaaaaaaaattttttttcaatagtcgTATCATATAGTGGAAAGAGCACCGGTGTGAAGGCAGCTTAGGGTTTGAATTCCAGGGCTTATGctctctgtggcctgggcaggttTCTTTTGCACTACAATCCCCACACTtgtaaaatgacattaaaaaccaCTCTTTCTGTGGGTTCTTAGAATTAATTAAGCAGGTTATGTGTGTAAAGTATCCTGGCACTTGAATGACTTGTCAGAACTAACGGCTGCTGGAGACAATGCTTCTGCCCTAGGTAATCTCCCCTTCTACTGGGCGGCAAGTAAACAAGCACAGTAGTCAGTGCTCTGGAAGAAGTGAGTTCTGGTGCTACAGAGCACAgaatctttttcttaaatttaatttttattttatattggagtatagttgatttacagtattgtgttagtttcaggtgtacagcaaagttattcagttatatgtatatccattctttttcagattcttttcccatacaggttgtTACAGGatatggagtagagttccctgtgctatgcagtaggtcctcgttgattacctattttatatatagtcgtgtgtatatgttaatcccaaactcctaatttatccctccccccgacctttcccctttgcagagcacagagtcttagaaGGGAAAGTTCAGGgtaggcttcttggaggaggtgccaTCCTTTCTAAGGATATGTAGAAGTTCctggggtggcaggagggagcagtgtgtgtcaaagtttgagaaacataagaaaatatgGCAAAACTAAGGTACAGGAGTGGAACTCAGGGTTTGGGAAAGAAATGAGAGTTGATACTGGAAACCTACTGGGGCCCAACAGAAAGGGGCCTTGTTTGTCCTGTCAGAAGTTTGGATGTTTATCCTGAAGGCTGTGGGAAACCCTAAAGAACAAGGAGATGGACTTCTGGTTTAGAGGTTCACTCAGACCTCCATGTGGAAGGCACTTGATTGGGTGCAGGGTGAATTGTAATCTAAGGGTCCCACTTAAGTTATAAAAGGTTGGACTGGATTTTGGAGATCCGAGAGAGAATGCGTGAGGCCTGGTGACCAGTTAGAAAAGGGAGGGCAGCAAGCGTGGGTGACAGTTTACAGCTGCATCTTTTTGTGAGATACAGAGCACAGTAGGAAGggattggggtggggagaggatctTACTTAATCTTCAGTGCTTTAGAGGGGCCTGGTAGACGTGTCTGGGCCCAAGGTACAGATCTGGGCTTTTTGGGAGGACAGGTATTTGAAGGCATGGGAGAGACTTAGGTTACCCACAAGAAGATCCAAAGAATCATAGGTCTGAGAGTTTTTTAAGTGGGTATATTTGAGGATGTTTATAAGCTGAGAGAAAGTAGCCAGCAGAGGAAGGGTGTGAAGATCTAGGAGAGGAAatgattgttcatttgttttccaaaAGCTGAATACTTATTGTGTGCCTGGCCCTTTTCTAGGATCTGGGGTTCACACCATCTGTTATCTCTTCTGCAAGGACAGTTCAACTCATCCCTGGTGAAGAGAAGTCAGATTATTCTTTGCATCCCATTCAGGTGTAGGAACTCTGTACCTCTGAAGGGACTTTACTTAACCTGAGTAATAggttagaaatcaaaagaaattatagctggaagggaccttaaaGGCCAGTGTACTTAATTTTGCCTAATATTTTACATTGAATGTAAAAACAATTTATTGCAGAGCCCATTCTCTTCAGAGTTCCTTCACTGACCTTTCTTTATGTCTTGCATGCAGTGGGTCTAGCTTGTAGATTTTGGCCTCCTCCTCAATTTGCTTCTTCATCCACATTCCATTTTGCCCGGACTATGGCAGAAGCTCCTGGGTGGTTtcgtggctcctgggctctgttCCTCTAAGTTCATCTGCCTACTCGGGTTGAGTGATCTTCTAACATGAAAAGATATGcttaaaataatgctgctaatgGCTTGCCCACACAGAGTTAGTGCGTACTAGCCGCCCAGCGTGTGCCCTGCCCAGAGGCGTGTAGTCTGAACTGTGCTCGGCCAAGCCTCCTGGGGCTCTTTGGCCCTGAGGAAGGGGAGCTTTTTGTGATCACTCCCTTTATCTAATCAGTCCTTCAGCAGCGGGGCGCCTTTTTCTAATCAGCGGAGGCACCCTTACTCAGCCTGTGGTAGCCCCAGGGCTCATCACCTGTGGGATACAAGCCATGCTCTCTCCCAGGCTTGCTTCGACCAACAtctctattttcatttctgtctgtTCTCACACTTGGACCCCTGGCCTTTAGTCATCCCTACCTGCAGTATTTACAGTGCCCAGCAGGTGTCAGGCTTGAGTGTCTTTGCACGGGTGCTCCCTCTGCATTTAATGCACCTCCTCCTCCAACTGTGCAGAGCCTCAGCTTTCTAGATTCTACTTCAGGGTTATCATGAAGCCGTCAGATATAACTTTTTGCCTCCATAGGAACCTCTGTGCATAAAGGTTATGGTTCTTTATCTCATGTGATTGAAATTTTGAGTTTACACATGTCCCTCCTTAGTGAAGGCTTTAAGGGCAGGAGTCATTTCTAATCCTTAGCACAgagcagatgcttttttttttttattttttagatgctTTTTAATGGTGATAAAACGTTTAAATTActcattttacaataattttgctTTAGGTTGTGACAGAAATAAAGTTTACAGAAGTCGTGTTCCTGCGATAAGAAATAAAGATGTGACCTTCCAGTTGTGTAAAGCTCATGAATGCTGTGTAAGTGCGTCGGGTGCGCTAAGGAACCTGGAGCTAAATGGGCtagttctgagagagagagacttaacTATGTTAACAAAGGTAAGCTTTCATTGTGTCCTGCCAACATTTGATAGTTGCTTTTGGGGCAAACTAAACCAATAAAAGTTTAAACTTGTTCTCCCCATTAAAGGGATTGAATAAATCAGCCAATTTGGTGCACCTGTGTCTTGTGAATTGTCCTATTGGAGATGGAGGTTTAGAAAGTGAGTTTCAGTCTTCTTTAAGTCTCTTCCCATCAGACTGGTCTCGTGATTTCCTACACACCATGTTACTTCCTGTCTACCTTTTCTTGGTGTTGTTCATGCCTGGATTGTCTCCTGTACCTGCTCAAACCTTGGTCCATTCTCATATGTACCATGGAAGTTTGTCATGCTGGATGCTGTCAGAACTAATTTTACTTACGTTTGTGTTAAGCCACAAAACACACATTTtgtataatttctgttttttgtgtttgtttatatttttatggtttctcttCAAGAAATATCATGAGAAGGGAAATAGCAAGATGTAAAGAGCAAGAAAGTCATCATTCTCTTTAGATTGTTAGAACATGTATCTGCAATCATAATTGTAATGCACTGTGGTATGtgttaaaataggaaataaatgtaACATCCCGTAGGAGCAGCAAATTCAGtggtgttggtgagggtgtgtcACGGAAGTAATCACAAAGCAGGTGACTGTTGGTTGGGGTCCTGAAACATTAGTGTGTTCCCTGTGTCCAGTAGTGGTCTGGAGGGGTCAGGAAGCCTGCCTTTCAATTTGAGGGAACAGAGGGTTTGAGGTCCTCTCTCTTCTATTGCTCTAGTATACTGCATAGCACCTAATAAAATACTGGGTTTATAGTTGACATTTAAATCGCTGATTGGTAATCAAGATTGGGATATATCAttggaaatgaaaataggaaaaatcttattctttttaggtgtttcttttttttcctgtgtctcaAAAGGTAtgtagtactttatttatttatttatttatttatttatgactgtgttgggtcttcgtttctgtgccagggctttctctagttgtggcaagtggggaccactcttcatcgcggtgcgcgggcctctcaccatcgcggcctctcctgttgcggagcacaggctccagacgcgcaggctcagtaattgtggctcacgggcccagttgctccgtggcatgtgggatcttcccagaccagggctcgaacccgtgtcccctgcattggcaggcagattctcaaccactgcgccaccagggaagcccggtatgtAGTACTTTAATGAGTGGTTGGGAATAAAGTTTGCAGTATTCAGTGTATTCAGTTTTAGTATCTAAATAGAAGTAAACTGTTGCTGTAAACTGGAATAACACTTTGTTACTGACAAGTTTTAGAATGCATCAGTTCGTCAATTACCTGTTTGGGAAGATTGTAGTTAATGATTTTAAGACTGTGGCTATAAACCTCCAATTGACTCAAGAAAAGCAAATAAGTCAAGATTTACAAATGTATAGGCTCTTCatcttgtgtgtgtggttttttttttccttttagttattTGTCAAGGTATAAAGAACTCTATCACTCTTAAGACAGTACACTTCACGGGGTGTAATATGACATGGCAGGGAGCAGATCACATGGCCAAGATCTTAAAGGTGATTTTATGTTTAAACTTTCATGAAAACATATGTGATTGAAGCATATTAATACATTGACCCAGATGGcagttaatttttgtcttttgataCATGTGAGTGCAGCTTTCGTTTTGTTGACAGAATATGACCAGTTTTTAGTTTGGGATTCTACCATTTAGTAAAGATAGTCcacttaattttagaaataagagatttaatatataatacataataatacttttatgtatttttagttaCTGAAAACATTGATTGTGATACTGTGAAGAAACTATGCCATTATAGTCTTCAAGACTTAAATAAATCAACTGTTTATTAGCTGCTGTAGTttataaactaataaaaatcaCTACATCAGCGAtttgtaaatacagtttttaaaataatgccttaACTTTACAGTGGTTATAATTACGGTATTTAGGCCTAAAGTTATTTAATACTTTGACATGAAGCCTTTTTAATAGTTTGGTGGTACAGATCAGGGATAGGTAAACTATGGCTGGTGGGCCAGATCCAGCCTGGTTCTGACTTGCTAAAATGCACCTGGTTTTGTAAAGACAGTTTTTTTTGGAACATAGTTGCACCCATTGTTTACATGGTAGTTGTGGCTACTTTCACCCTATGCCAGTGGGGTAGGGTAGTTGCAACAGAAACTGTATAGCCCACAAAGctggaaatgtttaaatttagattttaaaaattgaaaaattctttGAGCCTATACAGGGCAAGTCCATTGACCCCTGGGGTAGAAAACAGTCAAGAACTTGGGTGCCTAAGCCAAATGGCCTAGGTTCAAATTccctttctcccatttcatagctAGTGACcatggacaaatcacttaacGCCTGTGCCTCattatgaggtttaaatgaaCTCATTTGcataaatagtgcctggcacatactaagcaCTGTGTAAGTGATTGCTGTTATTTCTCCTTGGAGCTTTTATAAGTTATTGTTAATAGAAAAATGACACTGATGATTTTCCTTTTAGAGTGTCAAAGGCACtttgagtcttttattttttcaagaatgtaacaagacttttttcatttaaagtcaGTGTTCCCTGttaccaaaatttattttatgaatataaagaattgaatgtcttggggcttccctggtggctcagtggttgagagtccgtctgccgatgcaggggacacgggtttgagccctggtccgggaagatcccacatgccgcggagcaactgggcccgtgagccacaactactgagcctgcgcgtctggagcctgtgctccgcaacaagagaggccgcgatagtgagaggcccgcgcaccgcgatgaagagtggcccccgcttgccacaactagagaaagccctagcacagaaacgaagacccaacatagccaaaaataaataaataaattaattaatttaaaaaaaaaaagaaaaaaaagagaattgaatGTCTTTAAGACAATACTTGTGGTTAAATGTTAAACCATTATTTTCCCAAGGCACATCAAACTGGCTCTGCATAGTCCAGGCCTCTAAAGCTTGTGTGCATACCCTAGGGAGCATGTGAGATCCATTttgtaaatatagtttttaaaataatgcctgggacttccctggcagtccagcagttaagactgtgtgttcccaatgcagggggcctgggttcgatccctgctcaaggaactagatcccacatacatgccgtaactaagagcccacatgccacaactaaaatatccagcatgccacaactaaagactcGGCACAgccaaacgaacaaacaaacaaataaatatttttaaaaaataaataaaataatgccttaggagttaggaaaagaaaatattagaacctATTTAcctttgtatcatttaaaaaatatctgtgtagtttataatgtacataaattatatgtataGAACTTCATGTGTATAATTTGTTAATAAATAAGATGcatattaaaaagttttctttgggTTGCCCAGTCAGGTGTTTGGAGACCATTGGAGGACAGAATGATGACATTTAGAGCCTCAGCAACGATAGAATTTAGAACCAATTCCCTGACTTAGAAGGTAAGGAAAATAATTCATAGACTGTAATTGAGTTGTCCAACTTTACATAAGTGTTCAAAAGCAGGTCATCCAGTGGCTGGAATCTAATCACTGACCGACTAGAATCTGGGTCACTGGACTCGTAAACCAGAACTGACTGTTTAATTTCTCAGGTTGATTCTCCTGGCATATATGCTTGATATGCGTGTGTGTAAATCTCTGACATAATAAGCCATACTCAGTAGGCACACACTGTTTCCTTATTCAAGCATCGTAATTTCATCCCATTAAATCTTTGAAGTATCAGACTACCAGAAGGCATGAAGCAACCTGGGCTGAGAGTCTTCGTTCCAGGAGACCTGATCTCGACTGTATGGCTGGTTTGAGGCGCATCACTCTGAACTGCAGCATGCTCATTGGTGACCTGGGTGCAAGTGCTTTTGCAGAATCTCTTAGTGAGGATTTATGGCTTAGAGGTAAATTCTAAAATTGAaagtattgaattttttttttttttaaacgcattgtttactttgtttatttatttatttttggctgtgttgggtcttcatctctgtgcgagggctttctctagttgcggcaagcgggggccactcttcatcgcggtgcgcgggcctctcactgccgcggcctctcttgttgcggagcacaggctccagacgcgcaggctcagtaattgtggctcacgggcctagttgctctgtggcatgtgggatcttcccagaccagggctcgaacccgtgtgtcctgcattggcaggcagattctcaaccactgcgccaccagggaagcccttgaatttTTAATATGAGATATGCTTAGCTTTTGGCATGATACTGTtgtgataggattttttttttaaagcctcattTTTCTGTTAGCTTTTATGTTGCTTTTAAACTTTCTCTAAGAGTTGCATATATTCTTTATAGA
It encodes:
- the LOC132363974 gene encoding LOW QUALITY PROTEIN: centrosomal protein of 78 kDa-like (The sequence of the model RefSeq protein was modified relative to this genomic sequence to represent the inferred CDS: inserted 2 bases in 2 codons) codes for the protein MWRARRRGRGRGSAASRGRPSWGPWPCVFWLRRGSTVRNRRAGGSRGAGRRAGVPRRVWASCPQPASLRPRSGHDHSVKLRCDSAADLFQRCEDLCALQDSVPLPAVRASLREGLLDLXDRFRGVEWTPLLSTXLPVICIQSFFQPRLVETGCDRNKVYRSRVPAIRNKDVTFQLCKAHECCVSASGALRNLELNGLVLRERDLTMLTKGLNKSANLVHLCLVNCPIGDGGLEIICQGIKNSITLKTVHFTGCNMTWQGADHMAKILKYQTTRRHEATWAESLRSRRPDLDCMAGLRRITLNCSMLIGDLGASAFAESLSEDLWLRALDLQQCGLTSEGAKALLKTLETNRTLVVLDIRKNPLVDHSVMKAVINKGLQNGRSAKSEYQQITSPSVKEPSKAARQKKRTIILGSGRKAKATIRIGLATKKPVSNGRKHSAGKECYAPEPLPPGVSGFRLCRTAERAKSSRFTHRIKVT